TTCATCCTCAGCTCTGCAGAAGAGATGGGAATCAGAGCGGTGGTGATGGATAAAGGGCAGGAAGTGGAGGcagcctcagtctcctccagATTAAAGGAACTCCAGGAAGCAAGAGCTGGCAGGGGGAACTGCATGACTGTCCCGGGCTGTGGGTGCAGAGGGAGCAGGGAAATGGGGAGACAAGGATAGGGGCAAGAGAGGGTCATGAAGTGGGAGGAGGTGCCCAGCACTTTGGGGGtagggaggggaaggggtgagGAATGGGGTTCCTACCTTGCTTTGGAGCACCAGAGGCGGTTGGCCAACATGAGGATGAAGACAATGAACAGGAACCCCACGACCGCAGCCAGGCCCACCAGCCAGGGCTTTAAACGGTGctctgtggggaggtggggggagagtgGACTCAGAAATGGGAAGGGTGGAAAGTggagtgttagtccctcagttgtgtctgactctgtgtgaccccatggactgcagcccaccaggctcctctctgtgagattctccaggcaagaatactggagtgggttgccatgccctcctccaggggatcttcccgacctagggatcaatcccaggtctccctgcattgcaggtggattctttaccgtctgagccaccagggaagcaccagggAAAGGTGGGGGACCCCCGAAAGGACAGGGAAAGAAGAGTGCAGGAGAGGCTAGGACATTAGCATATGCTAATGGAACCCGTGCCCCCGCAGTGGAACtgtggggtcctaaccactggacttccagggaggTCCTTTtaatttgtttgcttgtttttgtgaCACCACAGCTTGTGGGCTCTTAGTcccccgaccaggggttgaacccaggcctcgGGCAGTGAGAGAGCAGAGTCCTCAACATGGGACCGCAGGGAAATGCCTCAGAGATGGCGGTGCTCAGAGATGGGGTGGGAAGCCCTGAGGGAGtgggggagttggggagggggcgAGCCCATGTCCGAGCCCATCCcccaaccccccctcccacctcccaaacCAGAGGTCAAAGCCTTACCCTTCTGGGCCTCAGCTGGCGACAGGAGCAGACCCATGAGCAGAAGCAGGATCCCTAAGGTCCCCATCATGCAGAGGAGCCAGCAGCCGGGGTGCTGGAGTGTGTGGTCCCCCCGTCAGGGTCAGGGAAGGCCCTGCCCAGCTCCTGATAAGGGGGCAGGCAGGTctgggggcggggcaggcccTGACTGAGGGCCCCTCCCTTTGCCCCACCTGGTTGGCATCCCACACCCTCTCCCCCGCCTTCCAGGAGGGCAGACTCTGGACCTGGTTGTAACGATTAACTCGATTAACTCGGGAGtccagcccctctgccctgcGTCCCACCCTCGGACAGCCGGCCTGCGGGTCCCCCCAGGCTCGCCCCACAGGGGCCAAGCTGAGATGGCCCTGACCTGGCTTCCTGACTCAGTGCTTTTACGCCTCATTACATTTCTTTCTCTGCACACACCACAGACTTTTGCCACCTGCATTTTACAGGGAGGCCAGGAGTGCCAGGCTGGGCAGAAACAGCCAACACTGGGATGTGAACACGGGTCTCTCTCATGACCAGCTTATACTGCTTCATTGTGGCTCCCCGACCCCGGGGCACCCATGGCCAACTCCAGGGAGAGCACAAGGAGCAAGAAGGGAGGGGCCACCCTCCACCTTCAAACCCCGGAGAACGGGGCCCGGAGCAGCCGATGACTCAGGCGCCAAGGTGTCCTGTGTGGCAACCTTGATCACTAAGTTGATTAGATAGACAGCCCTGTCTGGGAGAAGGGGGACCCTACCCCCTAGCTGCCATGAGACAGCCACGGCCCAGGCACGTGGCAGGAAgactggggtggggaggcctGGCCCTGCTCCAGGCCACCAGCATCACTGCCCCCTCCCTTCCTGAGGTCTGACCACGGCCGCAGTGCCTGAGGGCCACTCAGTGGAGCCCAAGACCAGCCCACACTTGAAGTCCGTACTGTGTGCCCTGCCCCATGCAAAGCTCAGGAGGGAAGGAGGCCCCTGTCCTCGGGGTGCCCTCAGGCTAGTTAGGAGGGCAGGACCCCCAGAGACAGACCACCCCGTAATCTAGCCGAGAGGACCTGGGGGTGGAGGAGCCCAGGCAGGTCGCTGGCTGGGCTGGCCTCATCCCGCAAAAAATTCTCTCTGCTCCAACCAAGTCATGTCTGGGCTGCATGCCTCCGTTTTCCCATCTGGTAAATAGATGGATAAGTCCCACATTGGAGgattgaatgaaagaaaatacagaaaaggctTGCTTAGCATCCCACAGCTCTAGCTAAGGGTTGGCCGCTATTgtgatctctcttttttttttaaatctccttagTATTTTTGGTTTACAGGTTGCCCAGGGCTTGGTGGAAACTGAGTTGGGTTAGGCTCTGGCAGAACAGGGGAAGCCAGAGCATGCAACTAAACCAGTGTCCAACCACTGGAGCCCGCCAGCCAAGAAAGACCATGTTTTCTCTGTCAAGACAGcgcagatcagtggagaaaaggCTCTGATGGGCATGAGTCCACTTTATATTAATACAACCACCAAAGGGGTTGGAGCCAGCCTCCTGGGCCCCAGGTCAgggcccagctcagcccagcttcCAAAAGGAGCTCCGGACTGGTGGATCTTTGAAGGCAATGGAGGGGCGGCGGGGGGCCCGGGTGGGGGCTTCTGCGGGAGccccctcaccacccccacccgCGTCCTCCTCGCCCCGCCAGGCCAGAGCCAGCTGCAGGTCCAGTTCTTCCAGGTCTTCGCCCTCAGGGCTCTCGGGCAGCTCCCGGGGGGCGTCCTCCTGATCCGGCTTCGGGCCAAAAGCCCAGTCTGCGACAGGACAGTGATGAGGAGCGTCCCCAGGCATGGCCACCTTCCACCCTCTTCCCTGGCTACGGGAGACCCTTGAGCCCTCCCTCCCCCCGTGATCCAGCACTAGCCCACCCCAGGTGTGCTGGGTAGCGGCTCACCAGCCAGATCGTGGGCAAGGTCCTTGATGAGATGGCCCACAATGGCGTAGGCCACGGCCACCACCAGGAATGCAGCCAGCAGCAGGTACAGCACGTACCTGGGCAGGCGGATGGTGTCCAGTGGCGGCGGGCGGTACTCCTCATAGAGTGGCGGGGCCGGGCTCCAGTCGTCCATCTCCTCCTCGGTCGCCAGCCCCGGCATGACAGCCACCCAGAGCAGGAGAGGCCCGGAGGTGACCTGCCTGGCGGAAGTATTAAGGAGCTTTGGGTAAGAGGATTGGGGCTCCCCTGTGGCCACCATCTGCCTGGGTGGATCACATTGCAAATCACTTCCgcccactgccccctccctcgCTCAGCAACAGCCGCTGCCAGGCACTCCCCTGCACATCCATCACCCCCCGCAGGGCCTTAGCACAGGTTGCTCCCTCTTCTGGGAAAATCCCTACCCTCCTGGAGCTGACGGTCAAGATGGGGAGACAGGGGGTTTCCCAAGTGatttagtagtaaagaatccacctgcactgcaggagatccaggagatgtgggttcaatcctgagtcgggaagattccctagagaaggacatggcaacccactctagtattcttgcctggagaaccccatggacagaggaacctggcaggctatagcccatagggtcacaaagagtcagctgtgactgaagtgacttagcatgcatgcatgcgcaCACATGGGGAGACAGACTCTGAGAAAAGCATAACCTTAGAGTAATGATCGTGTTGTGTTAGAAAGTgaacagtggggcttccctggtggtccagtggttatgaattcTCCGGcaaatgcagggaacacaggttcagtccctggtctaggaagattctacatgccacagggcagttAAACCCATgctagagcctgcaagctgcaactaatGAACCCATGTGCCAGAAGTACCACCAGCCCATACACCCTAAAGCAGCTAGAAGCCACTGctcaccgcaactggagaaagctcctgtgtgtagcaacgaagacccagtgcagccaaaataaatgacattgcatttaaaaaaaaaagaaagtgaacagTGATTTAAGGGTAGGGTAGGTGGGAAGACCACCCTGCCCTCAGTGGTTTGAGGTCAGCGTGGGGCTGCTAGGAGGGAAGTTAAAGTTTGCAATAGGGCAGCCAAGGTCATGTCCAGCTGATATTTGGCCAGAGACCCAGAGGAGGAAAGGACCAGCCATGGCAGTACCAGAGGGAAGTTTATTGGATGCAGCAGGATCAGGACGGACTTGTTGGACATGACCGGACTCGGGTGCTTACAGGCGCCCTCCGGTGGTTGCTGTGGGGAAGAGAGACtgtggaggtgagggtgggatctCACTCAGGTCCTCCAGACGCCCTCCGGTGGCTGTTGTGGCGAAGACAGATCCTGGAGGTGAGGTTGGGAGCCAGGGGATGGATGGGCCAGAGGGATTGCGCCGGTCCAGATGGGCAATGATGAGGTTGGACCAGGTGCAGACAAAAAAGTGGGGCGGAGTAGGCAGAGCTGGGGCAGATTTTAAACTGATCAAACCCTGGTGTTGGCAGGCTGAGCACCTGGAGTGACAGGAGTTTCCATTTCCTGTAGGAGGGGCCACTGTGGGAGGTAATGTCTAAAGACTGCTAAATTTGAGAAGCCTCATCAGCTAATTGGAGATATCCAGACTGGACCCTGAGTCAAGAGCTACGAGGAggttcccccgcccccaccccacggcTGGAGTCAGGCCAGTGGGTATGATTGGGGTATAGATGAGATTTAAGCCCCAATAGTGGATTAAGGTGCCCGGCTGGGATGTGGGTGGGGCTTGAGGACCCAGCCCTGGGCCAGTTGAAGGATAGGAAGGGGAGATGAAGGCGGGCCGGAGGCGGGGTCCCTGAGAAATTCCCAGGAGCAGAGGGGCTGGGCGGTCAGAGGCTGCCCGGAGGGGGTGAGTGCAGACTGAGGTGTGACCACCAGATTTGGACACTGGGAGGCCACCTGTGGGCGTCccccgtggctcagcagtaaagaatctgcctgcagagcaggagctgcaggagacctgggttcaatccttgggtagggaagatcccctggaggagggcatggcaacccattccagtattcttgcctggagaatcctcatggacaaagaagcctggaaggctacagtccatagggtcgcaaatacTCGGACACgatgaagggacttagcacgcactcacaGGTCATCTGTGGGCAAGGACAGTTCTGGGGACTGAGGGGCAGTCCTAGTTGGCACCTGTTTGGGCGAGAACTGGCCGGCGAGGGTCTGACAACTTCCTAGGGGTTATGGGGGCAAGAGCTGGAAGGCATGGGGTCAGGACTGTGTGTGATGGTGCTGGTTTTTCTGCTCTTaaattacagggacttccctggtggtccagaggttgggaatttgccttgcaatgtgggggacatgggtttgatccctggtcaaggtactaagatcccacatgccacagggccaAGTTGACAAGGCGGGCTGGGGTCCTGGGGAAAACTGAGGGAGGGGGCTCGCAGCCAGCACCTGAGGGTGACGCTGTAGGATAACAGGAAATCTGTTTGTTCTTCATCCTGGCACCTGGCACGGAGCTTCCAAAAACCTGTAATTTCCTGAGTGATGGGATGAAGGAAGCCTCCTCTGTGGTTCGTAATCAGCCTCTTTCTACCACACCTGTGTGTCAGCTGATGCAGACGGGGTGGGGCAGCTTTGGTTTGGGGGGCCCCAGTGGCATGGGGAACCAACTCTGGGATAGAGGGAtggaactttcagccccaccACCCCAGGGAGAGGGCttccgggtggctcagacggtcaagaatcaGCCtctaatgcaagagacccaggttcgatccctgggtcaagatgccccggaggagagcatggcaacccactccagtattcttgcctggagaattccatggacagaggagcctggcaggctacagtccacggggtcgcagagtcgggtacgactgagacacaactgagtgtaccccagggagaggggctgggaacTGAGCTAATTGCCAATGGCGACTTAACAGACCGTGCCCATGCTGAAAACCCTACCGGAAGGGGCTTGGAGAGCTTCCGGGCGGGTGAGAGCATCCACCCCAAACTCCATGAGGACAGATGCGCCTGTGCTGGGGACCCTCCTGGACTTTGCgcctcttcatctggctgttcattTGCCTCCTTTATGATAAACAGGTAAGTAAACTGTTTTCCTGACTTGAGGGGGTGGTGGAAGCCCCAAATTATAACCAGTCGATCAGAAGTACTGGAGGTCCAGACTCGAGACCAGGGTCTGAAGTGGGGCAACTCGGCAGGTCTGACCCCTGAACCCAGAGGGTCTGCACTTACTCTGGGCAGATGGTGTCAGCACTGAACTGGGTTGTAAGACACCCAGCTGATGCCAATGTAGAAACTAAGAACTTCTTGGTGTGAAAATGTGTCACACATGAAATGAGTTCTCTCGTTAACACCcattttgctgctgctaagtcgcttcagttgtgtccgactctgtgcgaccccatagatggcagcccagcaggctctgccatccctgggattctctaggcaagaacactggagtgggctgccatttccttctccaatgaatgaaagtgaaaagtgaaagtgaagtagctcagtcgtgtctgactctttgtgatcccatggactgcagcccaccaggctcctctgcccatgggattttccaggcaagagtactggaatgggttgccagtgccttctccaaacACCCATTTTACAAAGCGGTAAATGGGCTGCTTGAGACTGCAGGTGGAGGACataggggaaggaggtgggatgggAACTCACAGCCCGAGCTCTCAGCCATACCACAAAACCCCTTCCCTTATGTCCCCAGTAAAGGCTGGGCGAGGATGAGGTCTGGCTTGGAGGGAACTGGCTGGGCAGATTTTATTCCTGGGAATTGATGGTGAAACAGGAGCACTGGCTTGTGGTTGGTCACACAGTCTCTGGGGCAGAGCAGACGCCAGAGCTGAGCTCTCCACATGCCTTTGTCCCCCACACTTAGATGTTCCATTAGAGCTGCCGTCCCTCACCTCTGCCACCTCCAACACACTCTGAGAGTCATCgcttggaaaaataatttaatagtcCATCTAGGCTGTGTCCCTGGGACCTGCTTGCCCTCCCTAAGCCCTTAGCTCCaagccaccccaccccacccagggaccacctccccaccccacaaagGACAGCTCCAACACCCCCAaccctgggggcctgggtttcCCCACAGTGTCCTCCCTGCACCCTTCCATTCCTAGAGAAGCTGGGCCACCGCACCCCGACCCCCCAGAACACAGCTCTGTTCCCACAACCCCTCGGTCCCCCCGCCTCGTGCTCAGCAGCAGAAGTGACTTCAGCGTGGCCCCTGGGAGCCTGCGATCAAGATGCAAAAGGGGCCAGGAGACAGGGAAGCAAGATCCGATTCACTCCAACACGGTTTATGCGCCGAGTCCAAGGGGGGAGACGGCCGGGAGGAGGCCCTAGGAGAGGGGTGAGCGCAGCCGCTCCAGGCCGTCCGCATACTGGAAGGTCGACCCCGTCTCGTGCGCGTACACGTCCAGGGCCACCTCGCAGCTCTCCCGCACCACACGCTCAGGGTCGGCCACGTGGGCCCGCAGGGCGGCCAGGCAGGCAGGCCGGGCGATGGCCCCCAGGGCCTCGGCGCACTCATGTCGTACCATGGGGCTCTCGGTGGGCCGCGCCAGGGCCGCCGCCAGCTGGGGCACTGCCGCCTCCTGCTGCATTTGGCCCAGAACGTAGCCGATCTCATGGCGGAAGAGGGCGCTGCCGCAGCGCAGACCTACAGGGGAAGGAGGTCACGGGCTGGGGTCACCACAGAGTGAGGAGGGGGCCTGGCATGGGGCACCGGGGGCCAGAGGGACCGAGAGGGGTCAAAAGGGGGTTCCTGTATCTGGGAGCACTCCCCaacaccccacccccgccagtcCCGGAGTTCAGAGGTGGGACCTATGCCACGAGAGGGACTGGGGAGGCAGGGTGGGCCCATCCGGGCACTGGAAACAGCCCTCCCACCCGCCTCCCCGGGGGCCAGACTGGGTATGGCCTCCTCCTTCCGGTCCTGTCCCCCTGCACCCCCAACTCCATGCTGTGCCCCCACCGCCCAGTGTGATTTGCAGGCATCTTATACATTTGTGCTTCTGGGTCGTTTCCTGCACGATCCCCACACTCTatagtctttgtgaccctgacaGGCAGAGTCCCAGGCCTTTCACCAGCAGAGCCACACAGAGGGGCCACACTTCTCCTGATGGGGCCCCAACCCTTGGACCCGGGAGTGACCTGCCTGTGATCCGATGTCCtctggaggcagagctgggactggagGCCAGCCCGCCTGACtgtgcagctgctgctccaggcAACCACCCAGGACAAACCCACACCTGCCCCCTCTGCACTCCCGCCCTGCGTCCATGTGGTGATGATGTCCCAGCACCTCCCTGGCCAGAGAGGAAGCTCCAGGAAGACAGAGGGGCTCTGAGTGCTCTGTGGACCAGAAGCAGCCACCTCAGGCATGGGGGAAGGGAGCAAGGGACCCCAGGATTCCCAGAGGcccctcctcttcttttctgctGGAGGAGCCACAGCCCCTCAGACCTGCACAGGGCTCCCTGCAGAGCTGAGATGAAAATGCCACCAGTAACGGTAATGGGGGCCCCTGGGGTCAAACCCAAACTCTGCAACTGagactgctgtgtgaccttggacaagtccctctgcctctctgggcCTAGGCTCCCACCACGGGGAAGTGGGGGTAATAAGAGCACCTGCCCCAGGATGCTATGCAGCTCTATGCAACAGATATGGCCACAGGGCCTCCCCAAGGGCCCCAACCCCGACCCCTGAAGCCCCTCCTCACCTTCGGCCAGTGCCAGGGCGGCCTCCTTGCCTCCGGCGTCGCGCAGGGCGAACATGGCTCGGTATCGGTCGAACAGTGGCCGGGCCTCGTCCAGCAGCGCCTCCCGCAGCCGCCCCAGGTCGCGGTCCTCAGCGGGCGGGGCCGGGTCCACAGACAGGTAGGGCCCCCGGACCGCTGACTCCCCCTTGTGCTGCTGCAGCCACTCCAGCCGCCGGACAGCCAGCTGGCATGTCTCGGCCACCTGCAGGGAGAGGGGCACACAGGCGGCCACTGGGGACGGGAGGGAAGGGAGTGGACATGCCAgctccccctccagcccccagggcTCCCGGTTTAGCAGGGGCAGAGCCCACAGACTCTGGACTAATTGATCCTTCCAGGCTGGAAACAACCAGCAGGGACTGCTGTGATCAGGGAGTGATAGGGGAACAGTGGGTCAGGAGGAGTCACTCGGAGGTGACCAGTGAGAAAAGCATCAGGTGGGatcagccagtgcaaaggccccaAGGCAGGACTGTCAGGGGGGTGCCAGCAACAGACATGACCTGAGGAGGCCAGGCCAGACTGCTTAAGACTACTGTCCTAAAGGTGATGACAAACCATGAGTCTTGAGGC
This genomic window from Cervus canadensis isolate Bull #8, Minnesota chromosome 4, ASM1932006v1, whole genome shotgun sequence contains:
- the DOHH gene encoding deoxyhypusine hydroxylase, which translates into the protein MVTEQEVEAVGQTLVDPQQPLQARFRALFTLRGLGGPVAIAWISRAFDDDSALLKHELAYCLGQMQDRRAIPMLLDVLRDTRQEPMVRHEAGEALGAIGDPEVLEILKQYSTDPVVEVAETCQLAVRRLEWLQQHKGESAVRGPYLSVDPAPPAEDRDLGRLREALLDEARPLFDRYRAMFALRDAGGKEAALALAEGLRCGSALFRHEIGYVLGQMQQEAAVPQLAAALARPTESPMVRHECAEALGAIARPACLAALRAHVADPERVVRESCEVALDVYAHETGSTFQYADGLERLRSPLS